A window of the Branchiostoma lanceolatum isolate klBraLanc5 chromosome 13, klBraLanc5.hap2, whole genome shotgun sequence genome harbors these coding sequences:
- the LOC136447121 gene encoding peroxisomal carnitine O-octanoyltransferase-like isoform X1 — MSIHTLPTMELATLETVLSTVVETLRHLAGFVGISRKVSQASNAVWFATSAEALQKYKFKWIPERLHRMVLQFALKALGERTWQYQDTLPPLPVPDLQHTMDRYLESVKPHVTAEEYKRAEEVVRQFLDGDGPELQRQLLDRASTRKNWLEDWWLEFAYLRFRKPLPLNLNIAGSGPYFEHGWSPQEGTSLERGALFVYHLLQFWKLLRTEQLPVDRLARGGTVLDMDQFRRFFCTTRVPGQDVDKLVTAFKSVSEGPCPTYMTFLHNDRIFKIEVIGENDEPITPPEIQEQLKAAMRMAECEPGPGVSVLTAADRDQWAKLRGRLVELDDANAYNLDVIEQSLVGFCFDDAFTTNHGENFTESLAGCVRNRWFDKCISVLSFRSGTIATNNDHTPCDGMVHIHCAYYIDCQLKQNDCTWKGHVPDRKLPPPEELVFTVDDDIQKAVKHAEQQYNNQARDLEVICPHFTDYGKKFVRSFNLHPDAYVQSALQLAYYRLHGRPAPAYETGMTRQFYHGRTETVRSCTQEAVEWCKVMTEEKATLEEKRELMIRALKKHVELMEEAKSGHGIDRHLMGLQILAMQNGIPMPTIFTDPAYVKSGGGGNFVLSTSLTGYNVTPIGNVPPMVPHGYGSFYKIDNERFTIAMTAWKSDPETSVDKLFENLRQAFLDMKDILTTSSANANN, encoded by the exons ATGTCAATCCATACGCTTCCAACCATGGAGCTTGCTACACTAGAGACCGTTCTGAGCACGGTAGTGGAGACGTTACGCCACCTAGCAGGATTCGTCGGAATCAGCAGGAAAGTTAGTCAGGCCAGTAATGCTGTCTGGTTCGCGACCAGCGCGGAAGCGCTGCAGAAATATAAG TTCAAGTGGATACCGGAGCGACTACATCGCATGGTTCTGCAGTTTGCCCTCAAGGCATTAGGAGAGCGAACATGGCAGTACCAAGACACCCTCCCTCCCCTACCTGTCCCCGACCTGCAACATACAATGGACAGGTACCTAGAATCAG tgaAACCTCACGTGACCGCGGAGGAATACAAGAGGGCGGAGGAGGTGGTGCGGCAGTTCCTAGACGGCGACGGGCCAGAACTTCAAAGACAACTTCTGGACAGAGCGTCCACCCGTAAAAACTGG CTTGAAGACTGGTGGTTGGAGTTCGCGTATCTCCGTTTCCGTAAGCCTCTGCCGCTGAACTTGAACATAGCCGGGTCCGGGCCGTACTTCGAGCACGGCTGGTCTCCTCAGGAAGGGACCAGTCTGGAGAGGGGGGCGCTCTTTGTGTACCATCTCCTGCAGTTCTGGAAACTACTCAGGAC GGAGCAGCTGCCAGTGGACCGGCTGGCCCGAGGTGGGACGGTCCTAGATATGGACCAGTTCCGCCGGTTCTTCTGTACCACCCGCGTGCCTGGTCAGGACGTCGACAAGCTGGTCACCGCCTTTAAATCAG TGTCAGAGGGGCCCTGTCCGACCTACATGACGTTCCTCCACAACGATCGCATCTTCAAGATCGAAGTGATCGGGGAGAACGACGAGCCGATCACACCTCCGGAGATCCAAGA ACAGTTGAAAGCTGCCATGAGGATGGCTGAATGTGAGCCCGGTCCGGGAGTGTCTGTTCTAACGGCGGCGGACAGGGACCAGTGGGCAAAG TTAAGAGGCAGGCTGGTTGAACTTGACGATGCCAACGCCTACAACCTTGACGTCATCGAACAGAGCTTAGTCGGCTTCTGTTTTGACGACGCCTTTACGACCAATCACGGCGAG AACTTTACGGAGTCGCTGGCTGGTTGTGTGCGGAACCGGTGGTTCGACAAGTGCATCAGCGTCCTGAGCTTCAGGAGCGGGACCATCGCGACCAATAACGAT CACACCCCCTGTGACGGCATGGTGCACATCCACTGCGCCTACTACATCGACTGTCAGCTGAAACAGAACGACTGCACGTGGAAG GGGCATGTTCCGGATCGGAAGCTGCCTCCACCCGAAGAACTTGTCTTCACTGTTGACGATGACATCCAGAAAGCTGTGAAGCACGCCGAACAACAGTACAATAACCAG GCACGTGATCTGGAGGTCATCTGCCCCCACTTCACCGACTACGGGAAAAAGTTTGTCCGGAGTTTCAACCTGCACCCTGACGCGTACGTACAGAGCGCGCTGCAGCTGGCGTATTACAGACTTCACGGAAG ACCGGCCCCGGCGTATGAGACAGGCATGACGCGTCAGTTCTACCACGGGCGGACTGAGACTGTCCGGTCCTGCACACAGGAGGCGGTGGAGTGGTGTAAGGTCATGACTGAGGAGAAAGCCACG CTTGAGGAGAAAAGGGAACTGATGATCCGGGCACTGAAGAAACACGTGGAACTGATGGAGGAAGCCAAGAGTGGACATG gaATCGACCGCCACCTAATGGGTCTGCAGATCCTGGCTATGCAGAACGGCATCCCCATGCCAACAATCTTCACAGACCCAGCCTACGTCAAAAG TGGAGGTGGCGGAAACTTCGTGTTGTCGACAAGCCTGACGGGATATAATGTCACTCCCATCGGGAACGTTCCTCCCATGGTGCCTCACGGCTACGGTTCCTTCTACAAAATCGACAATGAAAG ATTCACCATTGCCATGACCGCTTGGAAGAGCGACCCCGAGACCAGCGTCGACAAACTGTTCGAAAATCTACGCCAGGCCTTCTTAGATATGAAGGATATTTTAACCACGTCGTCTGCAAACGCTAACAACTGA
- the LOC136447121 gene encoding peroxisomal carnitine O-octanoyltransferase-like isoform X3: protein MSLPQVVHSFYNRLSEFLSTWVQFKWIPERLHRMVLQFALKALGERTWQYQDTLPPLPVPDLQHTMDRYLESVKPHVTAEEYKRAEEVVRQFLDGDGPELQRQLLDRASTRKNWLEDWWLEFAYLRFRKPLPLNLNIAGSGPYFEHGWSPQEGTSLERGALFVYHLLQFWKLLRTEQLPVDRLARGGTVLDMDQFRRFFCTTRVPGQDVDKLVTAFKSVSEGPCPTYMTFLHNDRIFKIEVIGENDEPITPPEIQEQLKAAMRMAECEPGPGVSVLTAADRDQWAKLRGRLVELDDANAYNLDVIEQSLVGFCFDDAFTTNHGENFTESLAGCVRNRWFDKCISVLSFRSGTIATNNDHTPCDGMVHIHCAYYIDCQLKQNDCTWKGHVPDRKLPPPEELVFTVDDDIQKAVKHAEQQYNNQARDLEVICPHFTDYGKKFVRSFNLHPDAYVQSALQLAYYRLHGRPAPAYETGMTRQFYHGRTETVRSCTQEAVEWCKVMTEEKATLEEKRELMIRALKKHVELMEEAKSGHGIDRHLMGLQILAMQNGIPMPTIFTDPAYVKSGGGGNFVLSTSLTGYNVTPIGNVPPMVPHGYGSFYKIDNERFTIAMTAWKSDPETSVDKLFENLRQAFLDMKDILTTSSANANN, encoded by the exons ATGTCGCTACCGCAAGTCGTGCACTCGTTCTACAACCGTCTGTCAGAGTTTCTGTCCACATGGGTGCAG TTCAAGTGGATACCGGAGCGACTACATCGCATGGTTCTGCAGTTTGCCCTCAAGGCATTAGGAGAGCGAACATGGCAGTACCAAGACACCCTCCCTCCCCTACCTGTCCCCGACCTGCAACATACAATGGACAGGTACCTAGAATCAG tgaAACCTCACGTGACCGCGGAGGAATACAAGAGGGCGGAGGAGGTGGTGCGGCAGTTCCTAGACGGCGACGGGCCAGAACTTCAAAGACAACTTCTGGACAGAGCGTCCACCCGTAAAAACTGG CTTGAAGACTGGTGGTTGGAGTTCGCGTATCTCCGTTTCCGTAAGCCTCTGCCGCTGAACTTGAACATAGCCGGGTCCGGGCCGTACTTCGAGCACGGCTGGTCTCCTCAGGAAGGGACCAGTCTGGAGAGGGGGGCGCTCTTTGTGTACCATCTCCTGCAGTTCTGGAAACTACTCAGGAC GGAGCAGCTGCCAGTGGACCGGCTGGCCCGAGGTGGGACGGTCCTAGATATGGACCAGTTCCGCCGGTTCTTCTGTACCACCCGCGTGCCTGGTCAGGACGTCGACAAGCTGGTCACCGCCTTTAAATCAG TGTCAGAGGGGCCCTGTCCGACCTACATGACGTTCCTCCACAACGATCGCATCTTCAAGATCGAAGTGATCGGGGAGAACGACGAGCCGATCACACCTCCGGAGATCCAAGA ACAGTTGAAAGCTGCCATGAGGATGGCTGAATGTGAGCCCGGTCCGGGAGTGTCTGTTCTAACGGCGGCGGACAGGGACCAGTGGGCAAAG TTAAGAGGCAGGCTGGTTGAACTTGACGATGCCAACGCCTACAACCTTGACGTCATCGAACAGAGCTTAGTCGGCTTCTGTTTTGACGACGCCTTTACGACCAATCACGGCGAG AACTTTACGGAGTCGCTGGCTGGTTGTGTGCGGAACCGGTGGTTCGACAAGTGCATCAGCGTCCTGAGCTTCAGGAGCGGGACCATCGCGACCAATAACGAT CACACCCCCTGTGACGGCATGGTGCACATCCACTGCGCCTACTACATCGACTGTCAGCTGAAACAGAACGACTGCACGTGGAAG GGGCATGTTCCGGATCGGAAGCTGCCTCCACCCGAAGAACTTGTCTTCACTGTTGACGATGACATCCAGAAAGCTGTGAAGCACGCCGAACAACAGTACAATAACCAG GCACGTGATCTGGAGGTCATCTGCCCCCACTTCACCGACTACGGGAAAAAGTTTGTCCGGAGTTTCAACCTGCACCCTGACGCGTACGTACAGAGCGCGCTGCAGCTGGCGTATTACAGACTTCACGGAAG ACCGGCCCCGGCGTATGAGACAGGCATGACGCGTCAGTTCTACCACGGGCGGACTGAGACTGTCCGGTCCTGCACACAGGAGGCGGTGGAGTGGTGTAAGGTCATGACTGAGGAGAAAGCCACG CTTGAGGAGAAAAGGGAACTGATGATCCGGGCACTGAAGAAACACGTGGAACTGATGGAGGAAGCCAAGAGTGGACATG gaATCGACCGCCACCTAATGGGTCTGCAGATCCTGGCTATGCAGAACGGCATCCCCATGCCAACAATCTTCACAGACCCAGCCTACGTCAAAAG TGGAGGTGGCGGAAACTTCGTGTTGTCGACAAGCCTGACGGGATATAATGTCACTCCCATCGGGAACGTTCCTCCCATGGTGCCTCACGGCTACGGTTCCTTCTACAAAATCGACAATGAAAG ATTCACCATTGCCATGACCGCTTGGAAGAGCGACCCCGAGACCAGCGTCGACAAACTGTTCGAAAATCTACGCCAGGCCTTCTTAGATATGAAGGATATTTTAACCACGTCGTCTGCAAACGCTAACAACTGA
- the LOC136447121 gene encoding peroxisomal carnitine O-octanoyltransferase-like isoform X2, which produces MSIHTLPTMELATLETVLSTVVETLRHLAGFVGISRKVSQASNAVWFATSAEALQKYKFKWIPERLHRMVLQFALKALGERTWQYQDTLPPLPVPDLQHTMDRYLESVKPHVTAEEYKRAEEVVRQFLDGDGPELQRQLLDRASTRKNWLEDWWLEFAYLRFRKPLPLNLNIAGSGPYFEHGWSPQEGTSLERGALFVYHLLQFWKLLRTEQLPVDRLARGGTVLDMDQFRRFFCTTRVPGQDVDKLVTAFKSVSEGPCPTYMTFLHNDRIFKIEVIGENDEPITPPEIQEQLKAAMRMAECEPGPGVSVLTAADRDQWAKLRGRLVELDDANAYNLDVIEQSLVGFCFDDAFTTNHGENFTESLAGCVRNRWFDKCISVLSFRSGTIATNNDHTPCDGMVHIHCAYYIDCQLKQNDCTWKGHVPDRKLPPPEELVFTVDDDIQKAVKHAEQQYNNQARDLEVICPHFTDYGKKFVRSFNLHPDAYVQSALQLAYYRLHGRPAPAYETGMTRQFYHGRTETVRSCTQEAVEWCKVMTEEKATLEEKRELMIRALKKHVELMEEAKSGHGIDRHLMGLQILAMQNGIPMPTIFTDPAYVKSGGGGNFVLSTSIVGYTPCPGACAPMVPHGYGSFYKIEPQRFTIAMTAWKSDPETSVDKLFENLRQAFLDMKDILTTSSANANN; this is translated from the exons ATGTCAATCCATACGCTTCCAACCATGGAGCTTGCTACACTAGAGACCGTTCTGAGCACGGTAGTGGAGACGTTACGCCACCTAGCAGGATTCGTCGGAATCAGCAGGAAAGTTAGTCAGGCCAGTAATGCTGTCTGGTTCGCGACCAGCGCGGAAGCGCTGCAGAAATATAAG TTCAAGTGGATACCGGAGCGACTACATCGCATGGTTCTGCAGTTTGCCCTCAAGGCATTAGGAGAGCGAACATGGCAGTACCAAGACACCCTCCCTCCCCTACCTGTCCCCGACCTGCAACATACAATGGACAGGTACCTAGAATCAG tgaAACCTCACGTGACCGCGGAGGAATACAAGAGGGCGGAGGAGGTGGTGCGGCAGTTCCTAGACGGCGACGGGCCAGAACTTCAAAGACAACTTCTGGACAGAGCGTCCACCCGTAAAAACTGG CTTGAAGACTGGTGGTTGGAGTTCGCGTATCTCCGTTTCCGTAAGCCTCTGCCGCTGAACTTGAACATAGCCGGGTCCGGGCCGTACTTCGAGCACGGCTGGTCTCCTCAGGAAGGGACCAGTCTGGAGAGGGGGGCGCTCTTTGTGTACCATCTCCTGCAGTTCTGGAAACTACTCAGGAC GGAGCAGCTGCCAGTGGACCGGCTGGCCCGAGGTGGGACGGTCCTAGATATGGACCAGTTCCGCCGGTTCTTCTGTACCACCCGCGTGCCTGGTCAGGACGTCGACAAGCTGGTCACCGCCTTTAAATCAG TGTCAGAGGGGCCCTGTCCGACCTACATGACGTTCCTCCACAACGATCGCATCTTCAAGATCGAAGTGATCGGGGAGAACGACGAGCCGATCACACCTCCGGAGATCCAAGA ACAGTTGAAAGCTGCCATGAGGATGGCTGAATGTGAGCCCGGTCCGGGAGTGTCTGTTCTAACGGCGGCGGACAGGGACCAGTGGGCAAAG TTAAGAGGCAGGCTGGTTGAACTTGACGATGCCAACGCCTACAACCTTGACGTCATCGAACAGAGCTTAGTCGGCTTCTGTTTTGACGACGCCTTTACGACCAATCACGGCGAG AACTTTACGGAGTCGCTGGCTGGTTGTGTGCGGAACCGGTGGTTCGACAAGTGCATCAGCGTCCTGAGCTTCAGGAGCGGGACCATCGCGACCAATAACGAT CACACCCCCTGTGACGGCATGGTGCACATCCACTGCGCCTACTACATCGACTGTCAGCTGAAACAGAACGACTGCACGTGGAAG GGGCATGTTCCGGATCGGAAGCTGCCTCCACCCGAAGAACTTGTCTTCACTGTTGACGATGACATCCAGAAAGCTGTGAAGCACGCCGAACAACAGTACAATAACCAG GCACGTGATCTGGAGGTCATCTGCCCCCACTTCACCGACTACGGGAAAAAGTTTGTCCGGAGTTTCAACCTGCACCCTGACGCGTACGTACAGAGCGCGCTGCAGCTGGCGTATTACAGACTTCACGGAAG ACCGGCCCCGGCGTATGAGACAGGCATGACGCGTCAGTTCTACCACGGGCGGACTGAGACTGTCCGGTCCTGCACACAGGAGGCGGTGGAGTGGTGTAAGGTCATGACTGAGGAGAAAGCCACG CTTGAGGAGAAAAGGGAACTGATGATCCGGGCACTGAAGAAACACGTGGAACTGATGGAGGAAGCCAAGAGTGGACATG gaATCGACCGCCACCTAATGGGTCTGCAGATCCTGGCTATGCAGAACGGCATCCCCATGCCAACAATCTTCACAGACCCAGCCTACGTCAAAAG cGGAGGTGGCGGTAACTTTGTGCTGTCTACCAGTATTGTTGGGTATACCCCATGTCCCGGAGCGTGCGCTCCAATGGTGCCTCATGGCTACGGCTCCTTCTACAAGATTGAACCGCAGAG ATTCACCATTGCCATGACCGCTTGGAAGAGCGACCCCGAGACCAGCGTCGACAAACTGTTCGAAAATCTACGCCAGGCCTTCTTAGATATGAAGGATATTTTAACCACGTCGTCTGCAAACGCTAACAACTGA
- the LOC136447847 gene encoding transcription factor 15-like produces the protein MATTRAIEVLLTEEKLQDFHRKAAMSTEDEDDNDSGSESSTSVHSFGRHGAEKRPQRRKKPKLTGVSKQRQQANARERDRTHSVNTVDSESNREKARTQNLNTAFTTLRTMIPTEPADRKLSKIETLRLATSYISHLATVLMYGDGCLEAQPCLRRQQYLHPGTENKPTPICTFCLAHKKNTGKCERERPVFPPGMREVMQGYFQS, from the exons ATGGCAACGACAAGAGCAATCGAGGTGCTCCTAACGGAGGAGAAACTTCAGGACTTCCACCGGAAAGCGGCGATGTCCACCGAAGACGAGGACGACAATGACTCGGGCAGCGAGAGCTCCACGTCCGTGCACTCGTTCGGTCGGCACGGTGCCGAGAAGAGACCGCAGAGGAGGAAGAAACCCAAGCTGACCGGAGTCAGCAAGCAGAGACAGCAGGCAAACGCACGGGAGAGAGACAGGACGCACTCCGTCAATACAG TTGACTCTGAGAGCAATCGCGAGAAAGCCCGGACTCAGAATTTGAACACAG CTTTCACAACGCTAAGAACGATGATACCCACCGAACCTGCCGATAGGAAACTCTCCAAGATCGAGACCCTCAGATTGGCGACGTCTTACATAAG TCACCTGGCTACGGTCCTGATGTACGGAGACGGTTGTCTGGAGGCCCAGCCGTGTCTGAGAAGACAACAGTACCTACATCCGGGCACTGAGAACAAACCCACGCCCATCTGTACCTTCTGTTTGGCGCACAAAAAGAACAcg ggCAAGTGCGAGAGAGAACGACCGGTTTTCCCGCCAGGCATGCGGGAGGTCATGCAAGGTTACTTCCAGAgttga
- the LOC136447121 gene encoding peroxisomal carnitine O-octanoyltransferase-like isoform X4 has translation MSIHTLPTMELATLETVLSTVVETLRHLAGFVGISRKVSQASNAVWFATSAEALQKYKFKWIPERLHRMVLQFALKALGERTWQYQDTLPPLPVPDLQHTMDRYLESVKPHVTAEEYKRAEEVVRQFLDGDGPELQRQLLDRASTRKNWLEDWWLEFAYLRFRKPLPLNLNIAGSGPYFEHGWSPQEGTSLERGALFVYHLLQFWKLLRTEQLPVDRLARGGTVLDMDQFRRFFCTTRVPGQDVDKLVTAFKSVSEGPCPTYMTFLHNDRIFKIEVIGENDEPITPPEIQEQLKAAMRMAECEPGPGVSVLTAADRDQWAKLRGRLVELDDANAYNLDVIEQSLVGFCFDDAFTTNHGENFTESLAGCVRNRWFDKCISVLSFRSGTIATNNDHTPCDGMVHIHCAYYIDCQLKQNDCTWKGHVPDRKLPPPEELVFTVDDDIQKAVKHAEQQYNNQARDLEVICPHFTDYGKKFVRSFNLHPDAYVQSALQLAYYRLHGRPAPAYETGMTRQFYHGRTETVRSCTQEAVEWCKVMTEEKATLEEKRELMIRALKKHVELMEEAKSGHGIDRHLMGLQILAMQNGIPMPTIFTDPAYVKRFTIAMTAWKSDPETSVDKLFENLRQAFLDMKDILTTSSANANN, from the exons ATGTCAATCCATACGCTTCCAACCATGGAGCTTGCTACACTAGAGACCGTTCTGAGCACGGTAGTGGAGACGTTACGCCACCTAGCAGGATTCGTCGGAATCAGCAGGAAAGTTAGTCAGGCCAGTAATGCTGTCTGGTTCGCGACCAGCGCGGAAGCGCTGCAGAAATATAAG TTCAAGTGGATACCGGAGCGACTACATCGCATGGTTCTGCAGTTTGCCCTCAAGGCATTAGGAGAGCGAACATGGCAGTACCAAGACACCCTCCCTCCCCTACCTGTCCCCGACCTGCAACATACAATGGACAGGTACCTAGAATCAG tgaAACCTCACGTGACCGCGGAGGAATACAAGAGGGCGGAGGAGGTGGTGCGGCAGTTCCTAGACGGCGACGGGCCAGAACTTCAAAGACAACTTCTGGACAGAGCGTCCACCCGTAAAAACTGG CTTGAAGACTGGTGGTTGGAGTTCGCGTATCTCCGTTTCCGTAAGCCTCTGCCGCTGAACTTGAACATAGCCGGGTCCGGGCCGTACTTCGAGCACGGCTGGTCTCCTCAGGAAGGGACCAGTCTGGAGAGGGGGGCGCTCTTTGTGTACCATCTCCTGCAGTTCTGGAAACTACTCAGGAC GGAGCAGCTGCCAGTGGACCGGCTGGCCCGAGGTGGGACGGTCCTAGATATGGACCAGTTCCGCCGGTTCTTCTGTACCACCCGCGTGCCTGGTCAGGACGTCGACAAGCTGGTCACCGCCTTTAAATCAG TGTCAGAGGGGCCCTGTCCGACCTACATGACGTTCCTCCACAACGATCGCATCTTCAAGATCGAAGTGATCGGGGAGAACGACGAGCCGATCACACCTCCGGAGATCCAAGA ACAGTTGAAAGCTGCCATGAGGATGGCTGAATGTGAGCCCGGTCCGGGAGTGTCTGTTCTAACGGCGGCGGACAGGGACCAGTGGGCAAAG TTAAGAGGCAGGCTGGTTGAACTTGACGATGCCAACGCCTACAACCTTGACGTCATCGAACAGAGCTTAGTCGGCTTCTGTTTTGACGACGCCTTTACGACCAATCACGGCGAG AACTTTACGGAGTCGCTGGCTGGTTGTGTGCGGAACCGGTGGTTCGACAAGTGCATCAGCGTCCTGAGCTTCAGGAGCGGGACCATCGCGACCAATAACGAT CACACCCCCTGTGACGGCATGGTGCACATCCACTGCGCCTACTACATCGACTGTCAGCTGAAACAGAACGACTGCACGTGGAAG GGGCATGTTCCGGATCGGAAGCTGCCTCCACCCGAAGAACTTGTCTTCACTGTTGACGATGACATCCAGAAAGCTGTGAAGCACGCCGAACAACAGTACAATAACCAG GCACGTGATCTGGAGGTCATCTGCCCCCACTTCACCGACTACGGGAAAAAGTTTGTCCGGAGTTTCAACCTGCACCCTGACGCGTACGTACAGAGCGCGCTGCAGCTGGCGTATTACAGACTTCACGGAAG ACCGGCCCCGGCGTATGAGACAGGCATGACGCGTCAGTTCTACCACGGGCGGACTGAGACTGTCCGGTCCTGCACACAGGAGGCGGTGGAGTGGTGTAAGGTCATGACTGAGGAGAAAGCCACG CTTGAGGAGAAAAGGGAACTGATGATCCGGGCACTGAAGAAACACGTGGAACTGATGGAGGAAGCCAAGAGTGGACATG gaATCGACCGCCACCTAATGGGTCTGCAGATCCTGGCTATGCAGAACGGCATCCCCATGCCAACAATCTTCACAGACCCAGCCTACGTCAAAAG ATTCACCATTGCCATGACCGCTTGGAAGAGCGACCCCGAGACCAGCGTCGACAAACTGTTCGAAAATCTACGCCAGGCCTTCTTAGATATGAAGGATATTTTAACCACGTCGTCTGCAAACGCTAACAACTGA